Proteins from one Malaya genurostris strain Urasoe2022 chromosome 2, Malgen_1.1, whole genome shotgun sequence genomic window:
- the LOC131430295 gene encoding glutathione S-transferase 1-like, giving the protein MAPITLYTTRRTPAGRAVEITAKLIGVDLDIKLVDLTKKEQFTEEFLKMNPQHTVPTIVDNGVALFDSHAIIIYLVSKYAKNDSLYPKDLVTQARINAILHFESGILFARLRGALTPIFYYGTPDVPEDKLNAIYDAYGLTEATLRSDYLVGDAITLADISCSTSLATLNAIFPVDADKYPKLVAYLKRLEQNLPNHKEYNLDRAMEAEAFFKQKLIENKKQ; this is encoded by the exons ATGGCACCGATAACATTGTACACAACTCGTCGTACACCGGCTGGTAGAGCCGTCGAAATTACCGCAAAACTGATTGGTGTCGATCTGGACATCAAATTGGTGGACCTCACGAAAAAAGAACAATTTACTGAGGAGTTTTTAAAG ATGAACCCTCAACATACAGTTCCGACTATCGTCGATAATGGCGTGGCTTTATTCGACAGTCACGCTATCATTATATATCTGGTATCGAAGTATGCAAAGAACGATAGTCTTTATCCAAAAGATCTGGTGACACAGGCACGCATCAATGCTATTTTGCATTTCGAGTCTGGTATTTTGTTTGCACGGCTTCGGGGAGCACTGACTCCAATCTTTTACTATGGAACACCGGATGTTCCAGAAGATAAGCTTAATGCCATCTATGATGCATACGGGCTCACGGAAGCGACGTTGAGATCCGACTATTTGGTTGGAGATGCTATTACGCTTGCCGATATTAGCTGTAGCACCTCGCTAGCAACACTCAACGCAATTTTCCCGGTTGATGCTGATAAGTACCCCAAATTAGTCGCTTATCTTAAACGATTGGAGCAAAATTTACCAAATCACAAGGAGTACAATTTGGATCGTGCTATGGAAGCGGAggcatttttcaaacaaaagttgattgaaaacaagaaacaatAA
- the LOC131430296 gene encoding glutathione S-transferase 1-like — MVKVKLYTLHVSPPCRAVELTAKALGIDLDQQIVNLLAGDHLTPEYLKMNPQHTIPMLDDNGIIISESHAIMIYLVSKYGKDDSLYPKDLVKQAKVHSILHFESGVLFARMRFLFEPIIFGGNSEIPAEKKENIQKAYKLLEDTLVDDYVAGNSLTIADFSCVSSFTSLMGVIPVEKSTYPKIYAWLDRLKQLPYYEEANGSGANEITKLVLDGLMKDSAKA, encoded by the exons ATGGTGAAAgtaaaactttatactcttcaTGTGAGCCCTCCGTGCCGTGCTGTGGAATTAACTGCCAAAGCCCTAGGCATCGATCTAGATCAACAAATAGTCAATCTTCTGGCGGGCGATCATCTCACTCCAGAGTATTTAAAA atgaatcCTCAGCATACCATCCCAATGCTGGATGATAACGGAATAATCATTTCTGAAAGCCATGCTATTATGATCTACCTGGTGTCGAAGTATGGGAAAGATGATAGCCTGTATCCGAAAGATTTGGTCAAACAGGCCAAGGTTCACTCTATTCTACATTTTGAATCAGGTGTACTGTTTGCTCGTATGAGATTTCTGTTT gaACCAATTATATTCGGGGGTAATTCGGAAATTCCCGCTGAGAAGAAGGAAAATATTCAGAAAGCGTATAAATTACTAGAAGACACCCTCGTCGACGATTACGTCGCAGGGAATTCGTTGACTATTGCCGATTTCAGCTGTGTCTCATCTTTTACATCACTGATGGGCGTAATACCAGTGGAGAAATCGACCTACCCAAAAATCTATGCCTGGTTGGATCGTTTGAAGCAGTTGCCGTATTATGAGGAGGCTAATGGAAGTGGCGCGAATGAAATAACTAAATTGGTTCTCGATGGTTTGATGAAGGATTCGGCAAAGGCATGA